Genomic DNA from Pelosinus sp. UFO1:
CGAATTTTTGTATGATTTCTTGAATTTCTCCTGCTGTTAAAGCTGTAGGTAAACGATATTCCTCATTAAACGCAATGGCGGAAGGTGCTACAGGATTACTTCCAACCGCTTCACTCTTTCTCCCCGCATGAGCTAACTGAATGCCAATTTTACCTCCTTGGGCATGGATATGGTCAACAATACTTTTCAAACCAGCAATATGTTTATCATCCCAAATGCCCAAATCTTTGTTGGAGATACGCCCTCGAGGTTCTACCCCTGTGGCCTCCACAATAATTAGACCAACCTGCCCTACCGCCCGTGTTGTATAATGGGTTACATGCCAGTCTGTAACCATACCGTCATCTGCTGCACTATACATGCACATAGGTGGCATAACAACTCGATTTTTTAAGGTTAACTGTTTAAACGAGATCGGTGTAAATAACATTCAGATCATCCTTTCTTTTCATTACTAGATAAATTGAATCCAAATTAGCTTTACAATTCTAACACCTTCAAGGATATTCAAGTTTCTACCAATTTATGATATCATTCTAATAGATATAGGAAGACAATACAAGTACATACTTTTTCGTAGTATAGTAACAAAAAACATACTATTGATAACCATAAGATTTTTGAACCGCAGAGGCGCAGAGAACGCAGAGGTATGTTTATCAGGGGTATTAATAGTACCTCTCAGCGTCCTCTGCGCCTCTGCGGTTCATTGCTTTTATCTAATTCTATTATAAGAAAAACGCTACGCGTCCTTTTTGAACCACAAAGACACAAAGGTCACAAAGGGATTCTATCCATTTCATTCCCATCTTTTTTGTGTGCCGCGATAGCGGCATTGTGTCTTTGTGGTTGAATCTTTTTAACTAGAAACTTATAAATTCTGATACCATAAAGAAAAACTTCGCTCTTATTTTCTAAGAACGAAGTCCCTGCTATCTCAATACATATTTTTCAATTGCTTCTGCCACACCATGTTCGTTATTGTGAGTTGTTACAGCTTGGGCAACGGCTTTTACGCGGTCGGATGCATTTCCCATAGCTACACCAAATCCAGCATATTCAATCATAGGATAGTCATTATTAGAATCACCAATCGCCATGACTTCTTCTTGTTTAATACCTAGCGTCTTTGCAAGAAGTTCTAAGGCGTGTCCCTTATTAACACTAGGATGGGTCAGTTCCAGATAGTTTGACTTAGAAGTAGCCGTAAATACCTCTCCTGCAAATTCTCGATTAATAACCTTTTGAATTTCTTGAATTTCATGAGGTTCCGCCATGGCAAGCATCTTTGTTGGCTCATGCTGCATGGTATAAAATTTCTCACCAAGAGGAATTGCCTGAATACCAGATAATCTTTCATAAGACTTTGCCTTCTCACAACGCTCCACCACAAATAATTCATCATTCATATAGGATTGTAGATACCAGCCCCGTTCACGGAATAAGGCTACCACTTTATTAGCCACACTGGATGCAATCGTCTTATGAAATACCATCTCTTTCGTAAAGGCTGAGCGAACCATACCACCATTATAAGTAATAATTGGTGTTTTCATATTCAATTTCTTGGCAAATGGCACCGCCGAACTAAACATTCTACCTGTAGCGATGGTTACCAAAACCCCTTGCTCTTGAGCTTTGGTAATGGCTTCACAGGTCCGTGGCGATACTTGTAATGTTTTATCTAATAGCGTATCATCCATATCTACTGCTACTAATCGGATTGTCATTAAAAAACCTCCACTGCTCTCCTTATCGATCCTTTATCACTCTTGACAAAGTACAACTGCAAACCGTCATCAAGCATACGCTGGTTACAGGGGCAATCATACTATAAATTTGAAATCCCGGCAAAGCTTTAATCACCATAAATGGCGTCAATATATTCATAAAAAAGGTCAATCCACCTAGGGTAACCCAGTTTAAAGGCTTATCCTTCAAGGCTAATAATGGCCTTACGGCTCCATTTGCTATGCCAATAATTGCGGCTCCAAGTAAAGCACCACCTAACGTATCAACAAAAACTCCTGGTAGTTCTACAATAAGTAAAAACAATAAGACGCCATTAAGAATCATACGCAGCAGAAAACCGCACACGTTTTGGCCCTCCTTCAAATCCTAACTAAAAGTAATACTAATCCTTATTATATCCTGTTGGACAAATCGTTGACAATATATTTTTTGCCTTTATCCCTCACTACTTTCTAATAACAACAAGGCTTGCTTTAGTTCAATACCACCCCCAAACCCTGTCAAAGTACCTTTTGCTCCTATCACACGGTGGCAAGGTACAACGATCGGTACCCGGTTGCGGTGCAAGGCTCCCCCTACTGCTCGTGCGGCTTTGGGGCTATTAATTTCTCGCGCCAGTGTACCATAGCTTGTAGTCTGTCCATAAGAGATCGTTGCCGTAAATTTAAGTACGGTAGCCTGAAAAGAAGTATATCCACGCCAATCAATTGGCACGCCAAATGCAACAGCGAACCCACGCCAATACATATTTAATTCCTGCCTTAGTTGCTCTGACCAAAATTTCACGGATTCCGTTACTTCACCCTTTGGCTCCTCAGGCTTATTTTTTACCGGAAAATCGAGCTCCCATAACCCTAAATCTGTCCAAATAGCAGTCATATAACCCCAATCTGTTTCTAATATTGTATGCATTTGTTGCATCATCATCCACATCCTTTAATAAAAAAAATACCTAGTGCCATATTCTATAGCAACTAGGTATTTTCCTATTTTAAAAAATATATGTTTTGCTTGTAATTTATACTAGTTTCATATCTACTAATACTGCGTTCATTTTACGAACTGCATCAGCGCTCTTATTGAATTTTTCTTGTTCTACTGCATTTAATTTATAATCAACAACTTTTTCCCAACCATTTTTGCCGATTACAACAGGAACGCCTAGGCAGATGTCTTTTTGACCATATTCACCATCCAATGCCACGCAGCAAGGATATACTTTTTTCTCATCACGAACAATTGCTTCTACCAATAAGGCACCAGCAGCACCAGGAGCATACCAAGCGGAAGTTCCTAATAAACCAGTTAAGGTAGCACCACCAACCATAGTATCAGCCGCTACTTTTTCCAAAGTTGCTTCATCTAACAATTCAGAAGCAGGAATACCCATGTATGTAGCAAAGCGAGTTAATGGAATCATTGTAGTATCACCATGACCACCAATAACCACACCATGAATATCAGTAGCAGGAACAGCAAGAGCTTGGCTCAAATAACATTTGAAGCGAGAGCTATCCAAAATACCGCCCATACCAATAATACGATTTTTAGGCAGGCCACTAGCTTTTAATGCAAGATAAGTCATAGTATCCATAGGATTACTGATGATAACAAAAATAGCATCTGGGGAATATTTCAAAATGCTATCAACTACACCTTTAACAATACCTGCATTGGTACCTATCAAGTCTTCACGAGTCATACCAGGTTTACGAGGAATACCGGAAGTGATGACAACTACATCAGAACCAGCAGTTTTGCTATAATCATTTGTACTACCAGTAACCCGAGTATCAAATCCCAACAAAGTAGCAGTTTGCATCATATCTAGAGCTTTACCTTCTGATACGCCTTCTTTGATATCGAGCAATACCAATTCACTTGCTAATTCTCTTTGTGCAATTACATTTGCGCAAGTTGCGCCTACATTACCAGCACCAACGACAGTAATTTTCATCCTGACATCATCCTCCTAAAGTTTGTACAATATTGTATTCTTAGTATATGTTAACCCTATTAGTAATTATAACTCCCAGCTCATAGGTTTGTATAGATCTTAAGTGAAAAAAAATACATACTATCGAAAAAATAATAACAATAATGTGAAAATAAAGAAAGAAATAAGTAACTAAGTAAAATATAGACCTTTTTTCGAACCACAGAGGACGCAGAGGTGTATATCTACTACGTTAACCACACTCTCTTGCTCTGTGTTCTCTGCGCCTCTGTGGTTAATATCTTTATCAAAAAAACTCCTTCTACAATAGTAGAAGGAGTTCATCGTTAATATGTATTAACGACCGCTATTTTTGCTGAAGCAATCGCGGCAATATACAGGACGATCGCTGCTTGGACGGAAAGGCACTTGTGTTTCTACACCGCAAGCTGCACAAGTTACATCATGCATTTCGCGTTGTGGACGAGCGCCACCACGGTTGAAGCTGCCACCGCCATTATTTCTTTGTTTGCGAGCTGCACGGCATTGTGGGCAACGGCCAGGCTCATTAGTGAAACCTTTTTCGTTGTAAAATTCTTGTTCTGAAGCTGAGAACACGAATTCTGCGTTACATTCGCGGCATGTTAAATTTTTGTCTTGAACCATTGTGATAGTCCCCCTCAAATTTTATGGCCCAAAATGGTTTAGGGTTCACTACTGTCCTTACCAAAAACCTACTTGAGAAGGATATATAATGGAATCTCACTAGACCTATTTAGATGGGCTCAATCATTAGTATACATTTTTTTACTGTGAAAGTAAAGGATTATTGCAATTTTTTGAATTCCAATATTTATTAAAAATCCCCTTTAAAAAATGTATGAACAACTTCATTCATGCACATACTATTTATGATTACATCAGCTTAACATTTTGTAGTAGGGAGGTTATACGATATGACAATTCTTGAAAAAGTAAGCTCAGAAACTCGTGGCATATTCAACATGTTTTTTGACAAAGAGCCCCTTAACTATTTAGAGGCAGCTAGTTTATATGGAGTCATTGCCCAAGGTCGTTATAACATTGCTGCGCTAGAAATCCTTTACAACCATGCCGAGGATACAGAATTAAAAAGCCTAATCAAAGAAGCACTTGAAAGACACAACAAAACCCTGATTGAGCATTCTGAAGAAATGTTACAAAATAGTGGTGGCAACATTCCTGCCTTAAGCTTTAACCGTCGTACACTGCACAAAACATCTTTAAACATTCCTCCAGATGCCCATCTAACTGATGGTGAAGTTGCCATTGCAGTTGGCACCATGGGAAAGGCAGCACAAATGGCATTGCTAGCAGCATTGCATCAATCCTACCAAGTAGACGTAGCTTTAATGTATCGAGAAATGCTAGATGCCGGCTTAGACTGGGATTATCGTTTACTGCAACTTATGTTAGACCGCGGTTGGCTCCCACGCCTTGCAAAAATTCAGCATTAAGAAAAGACTTGGCTTAGGCCAAGTCCTCAGACGCAGGCAGAAGCCTTAGTCGCTCTTACTTGGAATCAAGGAAGTGTTATACTTTCTGATTCCGTAAAAATAAAAACCTTCCAGTGTACTGGAAGGTTTTTTTATTATGCTTGTTTTTCGAATTGGTCTTTGCCAACTCCACATAATGGACAGACCCAATCTTCAGGAATATCTTCAAATTTAGTACCAGGAGCAATACCGCTATCTGGATCTCCCTCTTCTGGATTATAAACATAACCACATACTACACATACCCATTTTTCCATTTCTAAAAATCCCTCCATTATTTTCTACTAATTTTGCCTCTTACCATTTTACCATATTTATATAAATTAGCAAATGATATCCACTATCAACTAAAAACTTTACCATTTTCGACTGGAACCGCCACCGCCGCCTGAGCCGCCGCCAAATCCGCCACCACCACCATTGCCACCACCACGTCGAAGCACGATGGATAACAGTAAGTAAGTTATTGTTCCACCAAAAAATATCCAATCTATCATAAATAAAAGGAGAACACCAGCAGCAATCACGACTTTCAGCCACCAGGGAAGGGTATCCCAACCTGAACCTTGATTAGCAGCTTGCGTGCGTTGCACTGGTTTTGCCTCAGTCTTTAGCTCTAGTTTGTATTCTTTAGCTACTTCCGTCGCAACAGTAAGGTAACCATTTAAAATTCCTTTATCATAATCCCCATTTTGAAAGTACGGAATCATATAATCATCTTGAATACGCCCCGTCTTCGCATCAGGCAGTGCACCTTCTAGACCATAACCTACCTCAATACGAGATCGTTTGTCATCCACAACGACTAAGATAAGTACTCCATTATTTAATGTTTTGTCACCAATCCCCCATTGCCTGAGAAGCTCTAAGGAATAATCCTCCAAAGCTGCACCGTCTAGGGTTTTGGTCGTGACTACAACAATCTGGGCTTTTGTTTTAGCCGCTAGTTGACTTCCTAAGTTATTGATACGAGCTTTCGTATCAGCACTTACTACACCAGCGTAATCCTGAATATAAATACTAGATGTTGGCACTGGTGGTATTTGCGGCTGGGCCCAGGCCACTGCAGCCATCAGTAGATATGCCACACATATAATCCAGGCTAGCCTCTTTTTCATAGTCTTCCCTCGCTTATGAAATAACATTACAGCATTTTATGAAACCTTAAAACCCTTTGAACCACAAAGACACAATGCCGCTTTCGCGTCACACAAAGAAGACGTTCCATAGTTTCCTTTGTGTCTTTGTGGTTAATCATGTTCCCTCTTAGAACTTAACTTGTGGTACTTGCTGAGCTCCTTCAGCCGCTTTGAAATATTCTTTTGGGCCAAAGCCTAGCATACCTGCATAAATACTAGAAGGGAAGGTCCGAATTTTGGTATTATACATCTGAACTGAATCGTTATAGTCTTTACGGGCTACTGCTATACGATTCTCCGTTCCAGCCAGTTCATCTGAAAGTTGTCTAAAGTTCTGATCTGCCTTTAAGTTAGGATAGTTTTCCGCAATGACCAGTAATCTAGATAACGCGCCACCTAATTCATTATTAGCTTCTGCTTTGGCGGCAGGTCCTTGCCCCCCTGCCAGCTTAGCCCTTGCATCCGCAACTGCTTGAATCGCAGCTTGTTCATGCTTGGCATAACCAGATACGGTGGCTGTTAAATTTGGTATTAAATCAGCACGACGCTGCAATTGATTTTCTACCTGACTCCATTTACCATTCACAGCTTCATTCATACCTACAAGACTGTTATAACCTGAAAATGCTCCTACCACTAGTACAGCAACTAGGGCAAGTACAATCCATACTGTTTTATTCATATTACTTAATCCTCCTTAGAATCGATACTACTTATTATTTTATCCAAATTTAGCGAAAATAGAAAGCAATTATTTTTCCAGTTATCACCGTTGCTGCCTAAAAAAATCATATACGGCTTGCGCCGCGGGGAAAGTCATCGATGGCGCGGCAGCTAATTCTTCTACTGTAGCCCCCTTTATTTTAGGCAGGCTGCCAAAATGATCCCATAGAGCTTTACGACGTTTGGCGCCAATTCCTGGTACATGATCAAGAACTGACACCATATTCCGCTTGGAACGCAATGTACGATGATAAGTTACAGCAAATCGATGGGCCTCATCCCGTATGCGCTGCATCAGATAGAGCGCCTGGGAGTGACGGGGTAAAATCAAAGGCTCACTCTGACCTTCACAAAAAATATATTCAAATTCTTTCGCTAGACCAATTACAGGAACTTCTAGCAAACCAGCTCCGCGAATAATGGTAAGAGCCGCACTCAACTGTCCTTTGCCGCCATCAATAATGATTAAATCAGGTATTGGTTGATTTGTTCCGCCATAACGCCTACTAACTACCTCCTGCATGGATTTAAAATCATCTGGCTTACCTTCTACCGTGCGTAGTTTATAACGACGATAAGCTTCTTTCTTAGGCATGCCATTTTCAAAAACCACCATAGAGGCAACCGTTTCTGACCCTTGAATATGAGAAATATCAAAACATTCCATACGTATAGGAGGAGCCTGTAGTCCTAAATATCGTCCAAGATCCACCATAGCTCCTTCTGTTTGTTCTGAATGGGCTTTGATTTTTCCTTCTTGTTCACTAAGGACAATCGCTGCATTTCCATCAGCCATAGTGACAATATCTTTTTTCGTGCCTCTTTTTGGGGTTTCTACAGCTACACGACTGCCTTTTAATTGGCTTAACCAATCCGATAGCAACGCCTGCTCGGGAACATCCATAGGCAGCAATAATTCCTTGGGGATAAAGGTAGACTGGCTATAATATTGCTTTATAAAAGCAGCTAATACTACATCATCCTCTTCTTGCTCACTACCTGCTAGCAAGAAATGATCCCGCCCCACCATTTTTCCACTGCGGATAAAATAAACTTGCACACAAGTTCCTAAGGCTGAACAAGCCAAACCAATAGCATCTTGATCCCCCGCTCCAGTAACAATGTTTTGTTTTTCTCTGACTTTTTCTACAGCTGCGAGTTGATCCCTGAGTTTTGCAGCTTGTTCAAATTGCAGTTCTTCTGCTGCTAATTCCATCCGTTTTTTTAGACTCTGCACTACAGCATCACTACGACCTTCGAGCAGTAAGCAAACTTCTTTGATCATGCCGTTATAAGTTTCGCTATCTACAAACCCAGCGCAAGGAGCGAGACATCGTTTTATATGATATTCCAAACAAGGGCGTCTGGCATCTAAATTACGACAACTACGCAGAGGAAATAACTTTCTCATTAGTTTAATGCTTTCATGGACAGCCCCTGCACTAGTAAAAGGACCAAAATAACGAGCACCATCTTTTTGTACCCTACGGGTAGCATACAAACGAGGAAACTCTTCATTTGTCGTTACCTTAATATAGGGATAGGTTTTGTCATCTCGCAAACTAATATTGTATTTCGGCCGATGTTTTTTTATTAAATTACATTCAAGAATTAAGGCTTCAATTTCCGAGGCTGTAACAATATATTCTAAATCGACAATCCGTGAAACCATGGCCTGCACTTTTGGAGAGTGATTACGACTGGATTGAAAATAGGAACGAACACGATTTTTTAGTACTACCGCTTTGCCAACATAAATAATGTGATCTTGGGCATCCTTCATTAAATAAACACCTGGTTTATCTGGCAAGTGGTTTACTTTTTCTAATAATTCATCATTCATTTTTTACAAAACTCCTTTTGAGAAAAAAATCACATTGCCAAAAACATAAAACTATGAGATAATTGTAACATACTTTTAGCACCTGCTCACAATAAAAATCTAAACTGACCCACTTCCAATATATTCCTGAACTTTAATGAGACGTTCAATGTATACATGCATGAAACTCATTGTAGACTTAATTCTTATATACTATAATTAATTTCATTGGTGTTAAGAGCACATTAAACTTTGCGATTTTAAATGGGAGGTCAATGCTGATGTTCAAGAGACTACTTATCGCCAATCGTGGTGAAATTGCAGTTAGAATTATTCGAGCCTGCCAGGAACTAGATATTGAAACGGTCGCCGTATATTCAGATGTTGATGCCGATGCTCTCCATGTACAATTGGCTGACCACGCATACAATATCGGGCCTGCAGATGCAATGAAAAGCTATCTAAACATGGATGCGATTATTATGGCTGCCAAAGCATCAAAAGCAGAAGCCATTCACCCGGGATATGGATTTTTATCGGAAAATGCTGATTTTGCTGAAAAGGTTACCAATGCTGGTTTGGTGTTTGTCGGCCCTAGTGCTGAAATCATCCGCCAAGTAGGAAACAAAGATGCAGCCCGAGAAGCCATGAAGGCTGCTGGTCTGCCAATGACAATAGGCAGTGAACCGATTACTAGCAATGAACATGCTTATAAACTTGCCAAGGAAATAGGCTATCCTGTTATTTTGAAACCTGTGTCAGGTGGCGGCGGTAAATCTATGTTTGTCGCCAATAACCAGGATGAGTTAGTTAGTGCTTTAAATAAAGTAGATGTGACATATAGTTCTTTTTATTTGGAAACCTATATCTCCGAAGCACGACATATTGAAGTGCAAATTATGGCAGATACCTATGGAAACATTCTTCATGTTGGTGAGCGGGAATGTTCCCTGCAGCGCCGCAACCAAAAGGTGCTTGAAGAATCTCCTTCTAGTGCTTTAACCCCAGAAATGCGTACAAAAGTGGGAGCCATGGCGATTCGTGCCGCAAAAAGCATTTTTTACACCAATTTAGGTACTGTTGAATTTTTATTGGATGTAAAAACAGGTAAGTTCTACTTTATGGAAATTAACCCTCGGATTCAAGTAGAACATGCCGTTACGGAAATGGTCACCGGTATTGATTTAGTACGTCGACAAATTCGTATCGCTGCTGGTGAACCTCTTAACAAAAAGCAAGAGGATATTATTTTTAGCGGTCACGCTATCGAATGTCGTATTAATGCAGAAGATCCCGATATGTGTTTTGCCCCTTCCCCTGGTTATATTGATTTTTACCACGAAGCAGGCGGTCCAAGAGTTCGTGTAGATAGTGGCGTATGCGCTAGTATGACGGTACAACCTCATTATGATTCTATGATTGCCAAAGTCATTGCCCATGGTCGTACCAGAGGGGATGCCATTAAAATTATGCGCAGAGCCTTAGCTGAATTCCGTATTTCTGGCATAAAAACGAATATTAGCTTTCAGCAAGAGGTCTTGAATAACCCTCATTTCTGTAGTGGTAATATCGATACTCAATTTATTTATAAACGCATGACTCCTCGTAAAGAAGAAGAATGTGAAATAGAAAACGAAAATAGAAAATTTTATTCCCAAGAGTAGGCGCTACGCCTACTCTTTTTTTATTCTTTTGTTGTGGAAAACAACTGGGGGAACGGTTTAACCGCAGAGAACACAGAGAGCGCAGAAAGAAACTAACCTAAATGAGGGTTTGCCTATCTTCTCTGTGATCTCTGCGCCTCTGCGGTTAAATTATATTATTCTCGAATTCCTCTTTCTAATACAGGAGCCAAATATTGTCCGGTATAGGACTCCGCAGTTTTTGCGATTTCTTCAGGAGTACCTTTAGCAATAATCGTACCACCTCGACTGCCACCTTCTGGTCCTAGATCTATGACATAATCCGCAGTTTTTATTACATCAAGATTATGTTCAATCACTACAACTGTATCCCCACCATCTGCTAAACGCTGAAGTACAGTAAGTAAACGATGAATATCGGCTGTATGAAGACCAGTGGTTGGCTCATCTAAAATATATAACGTCTTACCTGTACTGCGCCTTGCTAGTTCCGTGCCCAATTTTATCCGCTGGGCCTCTCCTCCGGATAAGGTGGTGGCAGGCTGGCCCAGCTTAATATAGCCAAGACCAACATCCTGTAAAATTTGTAACTTCCGTTGAATCTTGGGGATGTTTTGAAAAAACTCTACCCCCTCATCAACTACCATATCCAGCACTTGAGAGATACTTTTTCCTTTATACCGTACTTCTAACGTTTCTCTGTTATAACGATCGCCCTTACATACTTCACAAGGAACATAGACATCAGGCAAAAAATGCATTTCAATTTTGATAATACCATCGCCACGGCAAGCTTCACACCGTCCGCCCTTAACATTAAAACTAAAACGCCCAGGCTTATAGCCCCGCATTTTTGCTTCTTGGGTTTGGCTAAAAACTTCCCGAATGACATCAAACAATCCTGTATAGGTAGCAGGATTAGAGCGTGGCGTACGACCAATTGGTGACTGATCAATATCAATTATTTTATCAATATTCTCCACGCCACGAATGTCATCATGAGCTCCCGAGCGATGCTTTGAACCACGATATACCCTAGATGCCAAGCCTTTGTATAAAATTTCGTTGACTAAGGTACTCTTACCAGAGCCTGATACCCCTGTCACAGCGGTAAATACGCCTAAAGGAAACTTCACTGTAACTTTCTTTAAATTATTTTCTTTGGCACCTACAACCTCTAGCCACTTGCCGTTGGGTTTACGCCTTACTTTTGGTATGGGAATGTATTTACTTCCATTTAAATATTGTCCTGTAATCGATTCTGGGCAAGCCTTAATCTCGTCGACTGTACCTTGAACTACTACTTGTCCACCATGTGCACCTGCTGCTGGACCAATATCAATAATATGATCTGCTGCATACATCGTGTCTTCATCATGTTCAACGACCAACAAGCTGTTACCCACATCTCGTAAATGTCGCAACGTGGCCAATAAACGATTGTTATCCCGTTGATGCAGCCCAATGCTGGGCTCATCTAGGATATACAATACCCCAACTAAACCAGAACCAATTTGGGTAGCCAAACGAATTCGCTGTGCTTCACCACCAGATAAAGTGCCCGCTGCCCGATCTAACGTCAAATAGTCTAACCCAACATTTAGTAAGAAACCAAGTCGAGCATTAATTTCTTTGAGAATCTGTTGGGCAATGGTCTTTTCCCGTTGTGTCAGATCTAAATTACGGAAAAACTCCTGACTTTCCCCAATCGTTGCCGTGGTTACTTCATAAATATTTTTACCACCGACCTTAACGGATAAGGATTCCGGTTTTAACCTAGCTCCCTTACACTTAGGACAAGGCTTGGTGCTCATATATTCTTCAATGTCTTCCCGAGACCAATCAGAAACAGTTTCTCGATATCTACGGTTCAATAAAGGAATTACTCCTTCAAAAACAGCATAATAGGTTTTGCTTTCTCCATACATGTTGTCATATTCAAAATGGAATTTTTCCAATCCTGAACCTGTCATAATAATTTCTTGTACCTCAGGAGATAAGCTTTCCCAAGTATTCGTTAAAGAATAATTGTATTTTTCCAAAACAGCTTCCAATTGACACATGAAATAGGAATTGGTATTTTTGCTTAATGGCGCGATGGCTCCATCAATGAGTGTTTTTCCAGGATCTGGAATAACAAGAGATGGATCAACCTCCATATTGTTCCCCAG
This window encodes:
- the uvrA gene encoding excinuclease ABC subunit UvrA, coding for MKEKIVIKGARQHNLKNIDIEIPRNELVVITGLSGSGKSSLAFDTIYAEGQRRYVESLSAYARQFLGQMDKPDVDYIEGLSPAISIDQKTTSRNPRSTVGTVTEIYDYLRLLFARAGRPHCPKCGKPISQQTIQQMVDQLVALPEGTRLMLIAGVIRGKKGEHQKVLEDIRKNGYVRVRIDGEIRDISEEIKLEKNKKHTIEVVVDRIAVREGITQRLADSLETALTLGEGVVNVDIVGDQEKIFSQNFACIECGISLPEIAPRIFSFNNPFGACPDCTGLGNNMEVDPSLVIPDPGKTLIDGAIAPLSKNTNSYFMCQLEAVLEKYNYSLTNTWESLSPEVQEIIMTGSGLEKFHFEYDNMYGESKTYYAVFEGVIPLLNRRYRETVSDWSREDIEEYMSTKPCPKCKGARLKPESLSVKVGGKNIYEVTTATIGESQEFFRNLDLTQREKTIAQQILKEINARLGFLLNVGLDYLTLDRAAGTLSGGEAQRIRLATQIGSGLVGVLYILDEPSIGLHQRDNNRLLATLRHLRDVGNSLLVVEHDEDTMYAADHIIDIGPAAGAHGGQVVVQGTVDEIKACPESITGQYLNGSKYIPIPKVRRKPNGKWLEVVGAKENNLKKVTVKFPLGVFTAVTGVSGSGKSTLVNEILYKGLASRVYRGSKHRSGAHDDIRGVENIDKIIDIDQSPIGRTPRSNPATYTGLFDVIREVFSQTQEAKMRGYKPGRFSFNVKGGRCEACRGDGIIKIEMHFLPDVYVPCEVCKGDRYNRETLEVRYKGKSISQVLDMVVDEGVEFFQNIPKIQRKLQILQDVGLGYIKLGQPATTLSGGEAQRIKLGTELARRSTGKTLYILDEPTTGLHTADIHRLLTVLQRLADGGDTVVVIEHNLDVIKTADYVIDLGPEGGSRGGTIIAKGTPEEIAKTAESYTGQYLAPVLERGIRE
- a CDS encoding acetyl/propionyl/methylcrotonyl-CoA carboxylase subunit alpha; its protein translation is MFKRLLIANRGEIAVRIIRACQELDIETVAVYSDVDADALHVQLADHAYNIGPADAMKSYLNMDAIIMAAKASKAEAIHPGYGFLSENADFAEKVTNAGLVFVGPSAEIIRQVGNKDAAREAMKAAGLPMTIGSEPITSNEHAYKLAKEIGYPVILKPVSGGGGKSMFVANNQDELVSALNKVDVTYSSFYLETYISEARHIEVQIMADTYGNILHVGERECSLQRRNQKVLEESPSSALTPEMRTKVGAMAIRAAKSIFYTNLGTVEFLLDVKTGKFYFMEINPRIQVEHAVTEMVTGIDLVRRQIRIAAGEPLNKKQEDIIFSGHAIECRINAEDPDMCFAPSPGYIDFYHEAGGPRVRVDSGVCASMTVQPHYDSMIAKVIAHGRTRGDAIKIMRRALAEFRISGIKTNISFQQEVLNNPHFCSGNIDTQFIYKRMTPRKEEECEIENENRKFYSQE